The following coding sequences lie in one Metallumcola ferriviriculae genomic window:
- the pglZ gene encoding BREX-1 system phosphatase PglZ type A produces the protein MAELNLKQITDKLNAEYTGESRKLVFWYDDKAEFGEDIDTLELANAKVHHLEKDNQFYTKCLLERKDKTTNYLIYAPFPRPHVRDNHLEDTLLYSKQFFADRASLLAVDLGIDSKYKPVIQKYIKFFRAKDRTQRFYDLELENFTRESIEVALMSVLCKTRTAFFDEVVRVVLTDDGLEENKFLAEFEKYDLLSAFWRLCEEQFGYADVKPTLEKLVVTMFVTYTERYVHGELPQAWKSFVSYKSGNIIAFLDNLMNNVLYRGKYDKLSAYVANGLNADSAFENYSPEDLIACDTFEIIDKFIISWVNERLLNEDIGAKLNDLSIPAVCQERCKKHFGESFKVQYLLLENAYYVILAAKYHGRESLKETVNQYLASDCMIDSQYRNFYYNYDQLNENLSFEKLRELVENIYSNEYLSKMIYNWNASMEAGNMLSVLPLQRNFYNKFIRSSKDRVVVIISDAMRYEVGRALYMKLQNDEKCTAKLDAMMGVLPSYTRLGMGALLPHKTLELTDDNKVMVDGMPCDSLKQRETILNTYESNSRCIQFDDVKTMKKAALREIFTGMDIVYIYHNQIDARGDKLNTENEIFIACQEAIEEIFALVKRLAVSANTYHFIVTADHGFIYKRDKLQESDKIINAADKDAYVNRRFVVSGNALQGAGIVSIPMGKILDNSDHKVVSVPVSSNVFKVAGGGQNFVHGGSSPQELILPVIDVKIEKGHMDTRPAQIMLVSMVQKITNLISSLDFIQSEPISDVVKETSYKVFFISENNEKISNECIYVADKKDVDPAKRIFRLKFNFKNKPYDKAKRYYLVAYDEKNDFEILRHDIVMDIAFADDFGFGIRRGG, from the coding sequence TTATGCACCATTCCCACGTCCGCATGTAAGGGATAACCATCTGGAGGATACGTTGCTTTATTCCAAGCAATTTTTTGCAGATCGCGCATCCTTGCTTGCGGTGGACCTTGGAATTGATTCTAAGTACAAACCGGTCATTCAGAAATATATTAAGTTCTTTAGAGCCAAAGATCGTACCCAGAGATTCTACGATTTGGAGCTTGAGAATTTCACCAGAGAAAGCATTGAAGTGGCCCTGATGAGTGTTCTTTGTAAAACTAGGACAGCCTTTTTTGATGAGGTTGTTCGCGTTGTCTTAACAGATGATGGCCTTGAAGAGAATAAGTTCCTTGCTGAGTTTGAAAAATACGATCTGCTATCTGCCTTTTGGAGACTATGTGAGGAGCAATTTGGGTATGCAGACGTGAAGCCGACCCTTGAGAAGCTTGTAGTTACTATGTTTGTGACTTACACAGAACGATATGTTCATGGTGAGCTGCCTCAGGCATGGAAAAGTTTTGTATCTTATAAGTCAGGCAACATTATTGCATTTCTTGATAACCTCATGAACAATGTTTTGTATCGGGGGAAATATGATAAACTCTCAGCCTACGTAGCTAATGGGCTAAATGCTGACTCTGCTTTTGAAAATTATAGCCCGGAAGATTTGATAGCCTGTGATACTTTTGAGATTATAGATAAGTTTATTATCAGCTGGGTGAATGAAAGACTTTTGAATGAGGATATTGGTGCGAAACTGAATGACCTCTCAATACCTGCTGTTTGTCAGGAACGTTGCAAAAAGCATTTTGGAGAAAGCTTTAAAGTTCAGTATCTGTTATTGGAAAATGCCTATTATGTGATTTTGGCAGCTAAGTATCATGGTAGAGAAAGCTTAAAAGAAACCGTAAATCAGTACCTTGCTTCCGACTGCATGATCGATAGCCAGTATCGAAATTTCTATTACAACTATGATCAGTTAAACGAAAACTTATCTTTTGAAAAACTTCGAGAACTGGTTGAGAATATCTATTCCAATGAATATCTGTCCAAGATGATTTACAATTGGAATGCTTCTATGGAGGCAGGAAATATGCTTTCGGTTCTTCCATTACAGAGAAACTTCTATAATAAATTTATTCGTTCAAGCAAAGATCGGGTCGTTGTCATTATATCTGATGCCATGCGATACGAAGTGGGGCGAGCACTTTATATGAAATTGCAGAACGATGAAAAATGCACCGCTAAGCTGGATGCTATGATGGGAGTGCTACCTTCTTATACTAGGCTTGGAATGGGGGCTTTGCTCCCTCATAAGACATTGGAATTAACAGATGACAACAAGGTTATGGTTGACGGAATGCCTTGTGACTCTTTGAAGCAGCGTGAAACAATTCTTAATACTTATGAATCTAACAGCCGTTGCATTCAATTTGATGATGTAAAAACCATGAAAAAAGCCGCACTGAGGGAAATCTTTACCGGTATGGATATTGTCTACATTTATCACAACCAAATCGATGCCCGTGGAGATAAACTTAATACGGAAAATGAAATATTCATTGCCTGCCAAGAGGCCATTGAAGAAATATTTGCATTGGTCAAGCGTCTTGCTGTTAGCGCAAATACCTATCATTTTATCGTAACAGCAGACCATGGCTTTATCTATAAGCGCGACAAATTGCAAGAAAGCGATAAGATTATCAATGCAGCGGATAAGGATGCCTATGTTAATCGACGCTTCGTTGTTTCGGGAAATGCACTTCAGGGAGCTGGAATTGTCTCTATCCCTATGGGTAAAATTCTCGATAACTCTGACCATAAAGTGGTTTCAGTCCCTGTTAGCTCAAACGTGTTCAAGGTAGCAGGAGGCGGCCAGAATTTTGTTCATGGCGGTTCTTCACCACAGGAACTGATTCTACCGGTGATAGATGTGAAGATTGAAAAAGGCCATATGGATACCCGTCCAGCCCAAATCATGCTGGTAAGCATGGTGCAGAAAATTACGAACCTGATTTCATCTTTGGATTTCATTCAATCAGAACCTATCAGCGATGTGGTCAAGGAGACCAGCTATAAAGTTTTCTTTATCTCTGAAAACAATGAGAAAATATCCAATGAGTGTATCTATGTTGCAGACAAAAAGGATGTTGATCCCGCAAAGAGAATCTTTAGGTTGAAATTTAACTTTAAGAATAAGCCGTATGATAAGGCCAAAAGATACTATCTCGTGGCTTACGATGAAAAAAATGATTTTGAGATCCTTCGCCATGACATAGTAATGGATATTGCTTTTGCCGATGATTTTGGATTCGGTATAAGGAGGGGTGGATAG